A genomic region of Salinibacterium sp. NK8237 contains the following coding sequences:
- a CDS encoding ABC transporter ATP-binding protein, translating into MIEFRAVTKRFPDGTVAVEDFNLVIPSRKITVFVGSSGSGKTTLLRMINRMVDPTDGDIEIDRVSIMSKEPVALRRSIGYVMQNSGLLPHFKVIDNVTTVPMLNGVPKKKAREQALELLDTVGLSRSLADRYPSQLSGGQQQRVGVARGLAANPNILLMDEPFGAVDPIVRAELQQETIRLQHELDKTIVFVTHDIDEAFLLGDQVVILEKGAKIAQVGSPTEIMAAPASDFVANFIGTDRGKRALTLKKTASGTILVDSEGRGAGVLVGGSELA; encoded by the coding sequence ATGATTGAATTTCGAGCAGTAACCAAGCGTTTCCCCGACGGGACCGTGGCCGTAGAAGACTTTAATCTCGTGATTCCGTCACGCAAGATTACGGTCTTCGTCGGCTCGTCCGGCAGTGGTAAAACAACGCTGTTGAGAATGATCAACCGCATGGTTGATCCCACGGATGGCGACATCGAAATCGATCGCGTCAGCATCATGAGCAAAGAACCGGTTGCTCTCCGGCGCAGCATTGGCTACGTCATGCAGAACTCCGGGCTCTTGCCGCACTTCAAGGTGATCGATAACGTCACCACGGTGCCGATGCTCAATGGCGTGCCGAAGAAGAAAGCACGGGAGCAAGCACTCGAGTTGCTTGACACCGTCGGTCTCAGCCGCAGCTTGGCCGACCGCTACCCGAGTCAACTCTCGGGCGGGCAGCAGCAACGCGTCGGAGTAGCGCGCGGACTTGCGGCCAACCCCAACATCCTGCTCATGGACGAACCCTTCGGTGCCGTTGACCCGATCGTGCGTGCGGAGTTGCAGCAAGAAACCATTCGGTTGCAGCACGAGCTCGACAAGACGATCGTCTTCGTGACCCACGACATCGACGAAGCATTCTTGCTCGGCGATCAGGTCGTCATTCTCGAAAAGGGTGCCAAGATCGCGCAGGTCGGCAGCCCGACCGAGATCATGGCAGCCCCGGCAAGCGACTTCGTCGCCAATTTCATCGGGACTGACCGTGGCAAGCGCGCGCTCACGCTCAAAAAGACCGCTAGCGGAACAATTCTTGTCGACAGTGAAGGCCGCGGCGCCGGCGTTCTTGTAGGAGGGTCAGAACTAGCGTGA
- a CDS encoding ABC transporter substrate-binding protein encodes MFTAKNKGRLALGAAAVGVAIALSGCATSDPLDTGSSDDNASSDTIVVGSQAYYSNEIIAEIYSQALENAGFDVERQFQIGQRDAYLPALESGEVDIMPEYTGNLLQFYSADTTATASDEVYAELADALPEGLTVLDQASATDQDSYNVTADFAAENSLVTLADLAGVSDLKLGGNAELEERPYGPAGLEETYGATVSFTATGDTTVDALVAGTINIANVYSADPRIQTENLVSLTDPEGLFLASNVVPLVNADIADSVADVLNAVSAKLTPEGLVALNVQSTVDKMSSDDIASAWLSENGLS; translated from the coding sequence ATGTTCACAGCTAAGAACAAAGGCCGGCTCGCGCTTGGCGCCGCCGCGGTCGGGGTTGCAATTGCCCTGTCAGGGTGTGCAACTAGTGATCCCCTGGACACTGGATCGAGTGATGATAACGCCTCTAGCGACACCATCGTCGTAGGATCGCAGGCTTATTACTCCAACGAAATCATTGCGGAAATCTACTCGCAGGCACTCGAAAACGCCGGCTTTGATGTGGAGCGTCAGTTCCAGATCGGTCAGCGCGACGCCTACCTTCCTGCTCTTGAAAGCGGCGAAGTAGACATCATGCCCGAGTACACGGGAAACCTTCTCCAGTTCTACAGCGCCGACACCACGGCTACCGCTTCAGACGAGGTCTATGCAGAGCTCGCTGACGCACTTCCCGAGGGTCTCACCGTTCTCGATCAGGCATCTGCCACCGATCAGGACTCCTACAACGTGACTGCTGACTTCGCCGCGGAGAACTCGCTTGTCACGCTCGCGGACCTGGCTGGCGTGAGCGACCTCAAGCTCGGCGGCAACGCTGAACTCGAAGAGCGTCCCTACGGCCCCGCCGGTCTTGAAGAGACTTACGGTGCAACCGTCAGTTTCACCGCGACCGGCGACACGACCGTTGACGCTCTCGTAGCGGGAACGATCAACATCGCGAACGTCTACAGCGCCGACCCGCGCATCCAGACCGAGAACCTCGTGAGCCTGACTGACCCTGAGGGGCTCTTCTTGGCATCCAACGTTGTTCCGCTGGTAAACGCAGATATCGCTGACTCTGTTGCTGACGTGCTCAACGCTGTGAGCGCCAAGCTCACGCCCGAAGGCCTCGTAGCCCTTAACGTTCAGAGCACCGTTGACAAGATGTCGTCTGACGACATCGCCAGCGCGTGGTTGAGCGAAAACGGTCTCAGCTAA
- a CDS encoding TetR/AcrR family transcriptional regulator, translating to MSAQTTTIEIVTEPAVSLRNEPVQARSTARLTALLDAAASVVDEVGIERLTTAMVAERAGASIGTVYRYFPDRIVLLQALGSRNFDRVMARITEAINDPAHADWRAALSTAFASVIDTYRTEPGFRGLRVGDQLDLRPLPNGRTHKSLVAERIVEALSARFGVENSAATRFTLEAGLEMSDALVARAFLMNPQGDEEFITVSTSYVRGFIAENISW from the coding sequence GTGTCCGCACAAACAACCACCATTGAGATCGTGACTGAACCAGCAGTCTCGCTACGCAACGAGCCAGTGCAAGCACGAAGCACAGCTCGTCTAACCGCACTACTTGATGCAGCAGCATCCGTCGTCGACGAGGTCGGAATCGAGCGGCTAACCACCGCTATGGTTGCCGAACGCGCGGGAGCATCGATCGGCACCGTTTACCGTTATTTCCCCGACCGCATCGTATTGTTGCAGGCTCTGGGATCGCGCAATTTCGATCGAGTGATGGCACGAATCACCGAAGCCATCAACGATCCAGCCCACGCTGACTGGCGTGCGGCATTGAGCACGGCGTTTGCTTCCGTAATTGACACGTACCGCACAGAGCCAGGGTTCCGCGGCCTGCGAGTCGGCGACCAGCTTGACCTGCGCCCGCTGCCAAACGGCCGCACGCACAAGTCGTTGGTAGCCGAACGCATCGTTGAGGCACTCTCAGCGCGATTTGGCGTCGAGAACTCCGCAGCAACTCGCTTCACGCTTGAAGCAGGTCTTGAGATGAGCGATGCACTCGTGGCACGCGCATTCTTGATGAACCCGCAGGGCGACGAAGAGTTCATTACCGTAAGCACCTCCTATGTTCGCGGCTTCATTGCGGAGAACATCAGCTGGTAG
- a CDS encoding DedA family protein, translating into MGQWVNDALSYILDTVQSVDPVLRTILAGVAIMLETSILVGLLVPGDTVVLVASSAVGSILEGGILIAVVIIGALIGESVGFALGRFFGPKIRHSKLGKRIGEQHWVQAERYLGRRGGIAVFISRFLPVLHSLIPVTVGMSTMRYRTFMAWTVPATSIWSIGYVSVGALTAGSFRELLDQLHYAGYIFVAVVAALAIIAFVAKKLLHRSQQRHMEHHDSE; encoded by the coding sequence ATCGGCCAATGGGTCAACGATGCGCTGAGCTACATTCTTGACACCGTGCAGTCGGTTGACCCGGTACTGCGCACCATTTTGGCGGGCGTCGCGATCATGCTCGAGACCTCGATCTTGGTCGGGCTGCTCGTGCCCGGCGATACCGTGGTCTTAGTCGCCAGCTCAGCAGTGGGCAGCATTCTCGAGGGTGGCATCCTCATCGCCGTCGTTATCATTGGCGCCCTCATTGGTGAGAGCGTCGGGTTCGCCTTGGGGCGCTTCTTCGGCCCCAAGATCAGGCACTCGAAGCTCGGCAAGCGCATTGGCGAGCAGCACTGGGTTCAGGCCGAACGCTATCTTGGGCGCCGCGGCGGCATCGCGGTATTCATCTCCCGCTTCCTGCCGGTGCTGCACTCGTTGATACCGGTAACGGTCGGCATGAGCACCATGCGTTACCGTACCTTCATGGCGTGGACCGTTCCTGCCACCAGCATCTGGTCAATCGGCTATGTCTCCGTCGGCGCCCTCACCGCCGGTAGCTTTCGGGAACTCCTCGATCAGTTGCATTACGCGGGCTACATTTTCGTCGCCGTTGTGGCAGCGCTTGCGATCATCGCGTTTGTCGCCAAGAAATTGTTGCACCGCTCCCAGCAGCGCCATATGGAACATCACGACAGCGAATAA
- a CDS encoding FUSC family protein codes for MKFVTTLVIARRSPLLQVFKTSVAAVIAWVVAGFAVQQSLPIFAAIAALLVVQPSVTQSIEKGLERSIGVVAGVVIALGAGQFFGDASWVILMVIVLAVVLAWALKLSAGSANQIPISAMLVIALGGQNAEFAIDRIIETIIGAVIGLIVNLAIVAPVIVSPAHTAVSLLTKHTAAALESLASALRVPKTDAELGVLLADSRHLKELRDAASAALRKGADSLTLNPRRSKHHRILRRDRELFEMLTVIVTRTLGMARAIHDRYDSELASDPVALSIAGELERAAHDLRLRGRSPNEREAAPPTRELLTLTAPLTVLTPHPLHWILIGSLLEDVRRVHEEIVGDKPTG; via the coding sequence GTGAAGTTTGTAACGACGCTTGTTATTGCGCGTCGTTCTCCGCTGCTGCAGGTCTTCAAAACCTCTGTGGCCGCAGTCATTGCCTGGGTCGTCGCCGGCTTTGCCGTGCAGCAATCGTTGCCAATATTCGCAGCGATCGCTGCGCTGCTCGTCGTGCAACCCAGCGTCACACAGTCGATCGAAAAAGGGCTCGAGCGCAGTATCGGAGTTGTCGCGGGCGTCGTGATCGCCCTCGGCGCCGGCCAATTCTTTGGCGATGCCAGCTGGGTCATCCTGATGGTGATCGTGCTCGCCGTTGTGCTCGCGTGGGCACTAAAACTGAGCGCCGGTTCTGCCAACCAAATTCCCATCAGTGCCATGCTCGTGATCGCGCTCGGCGGCCAAAATGCGGAATTCGCCATCGATCGCATCATCGAAACGATCATTGGTGCTGTGATTGGCCTCATCGTGAACCTGGCGATCGTTGCCCCTGTCATCGTGAGCCCCGCCCATACGGCGGTATCGCTGCTGACCAAGCACACCGCCGCCGCCCTCGAGTCCCTCGCTTCCGCCCTTCGAGTGCCCAAAACGGATGCTGAGCTCGGCGTCTTATTGGCAGACTCGCGACACCTCAAAGAACTTCGCGACGCAGCATCCGCAGCCCTGCGCAAGGGTGCAGACAGCCTTACTTTGAACCCCCGTCGCAGCAAGCACCATCGTATTTTGCGTCGGGATCGCGAGCTCTTCGAGATGCTCACCGTGATCGTCACCCGAACACTCGGAATGGCGCGTGCTATCCATGACCGCTATGACTCCGAATTGGCATCCGACCCGGTCGCACTGTCAATCGCCGGAGAGCTCGAACGTGCCGCTCATGACCTGCGGCTGCGTGGGCGCTCTCCAAACGAGCGAGAAGCAGCGCCGCCGACGCGGGAGCTGCTCACCCTCACTGCCCCGCTCACGGTACTGACGCCGCATCCGCTGCATTGGATACTGATCGGTTCGTTGCTCGAGGATGTGCGGCGCGTGCACGAAGAAATTGTCGGCGATAAGCCAACGGGTTAG
- a CDS encoding SOS response-associated peptidase, with translation MCGRFAMDDTVNQMITEFVSATGRPPEEWQADWLATPVVRPTDQVPILLKTTRDRDDPKSEVTPRAALAQWWLTPPFSPVLRGKYPTFNARSETVTEKPTFRSAVISQRAVLPAIGYFETKKSGAKPVPYYIAPAQGLIFFAGLYSWWKDPAADPSDPTRWHLTTTMLTQPAAGALADIHDRMPVLVAHDAIDEWIDPHTRGDRFLVDNVVTASATVSEQLRAVPQL, from the coding sequence ATGTGCGGTCGATTTGCTATGGACGACACGGTGAACCAGATGATCACCGAGTTTGTTTCGGCGACGGGTAGACCACCCGAAGAGTGGCAAGCCGATTGGCTGGCAACGCCAGTCGTGCGCCCAACGGATCAGGTCCCGATACTTCTCAAGACGACGCGTGACCGCGATGACCCCAAGTCAGAAGTGACTCCCCGAGCGGCACTCGCGCAATGGTGGCTCACGCCTCCCTTCTCCCCTGTACTGCGTGGCAAGTATCCGACCTTCAATGCTCGCAGTGAGACAGTCACTGAGAAGCCAACCTTTCGCTCTGCGGTAATTAGTCAGCGCGCAGTGCTGCCAGCGATTGGCTACTTCGAGACCAAGAAGAGTGGAGCGAAGCCTGTTCCCTATTACATTGCGCCCGCCCAGGGACTCATCTTCTTCGCTGGTCTCTACTCGTGGTGGAAAGATCCCGCCGCCGACCCGAGCGACCCCACGCGCTGGCATCTGACGACCACTATGTTGACGCAACCGGCGGCCGGCGCACTTGCCGACATCCATGACCGGATGCCTGTCCTCGTAGCCCACGACGCGATCGATGAATGGATCGACCCACACACTCGCGGAGACCGCTTTCTGGTCGATAACGTGGTTACGGCATCCGCAACAGTGAGTGAACAGCTTCGTGCTGTGCCGCAGCTTTAG
- a CDS encoding glycoside hydrolase family 15 protein: MALPIEDYALIGDCQTAALIGKDGSIDWLCFPRFDSASMFGALLGNEDHGRWLVAPRASVDAPATVTTTRKYQDNTFILVTNWVTEDGEVEVTDFMPHGNRRADVIRRVRGISGSVEMYAELLIRFGYATALPWLHQAPEAGGNAIIGVAGPDAIVARGVEMHSADHTHRGEFTVSAGEVRDLTMTWYPAHRNPPSEVDVDSLLNSTRQWWLNWSDHCEPTEQYREIVKRSLLVLRVLTHEDTGGIVAAATTSLPEWFGGTRNWDYRYVWLRDAALTLHVLLDHGYVAEAEAWRRWLLRAIAGDPADVQIMYGLSGERWLEERELTSLPGYEGASPVRVGNGAFDQFQGDVFGEVMVALQAARRSGVHENDFSWPLQRALMSHVEDNWSRPDNGIWEIRGPERHFTHSRVMLWAAMDCAITAVEEFGLEGPIETWKEIREEIHQEIERDGWDAERGTYTQYYGGTGVDASLLQLPQVGYIAADDPRMLGTVAAIEEELLSDGLVLRYLTESGVDGLPDGENPFLTCSFWLVEQYASSGRMDDATTLMDRLVGFANDVGLLSEEYDTVNNRQAGNTPQALSHLALVRAADAISEAKTPR, from the coding sequence ATGGCGTTACCAATCGAAGACTATGCCCTCATCGGCGACTGTCAGACTGCTGCCCTGATCGGAAAAGACGGCAGCATTGACTGGCTGTGCTTTCCACGATTCGACTCTGCGTCGATGTTCGGTGCGTTGCTCGGCAACGAAGACCATGGCCGTTGGCTGGTCGCTCCCCGAGCGAGTGTGGATGCCCCCGCTACCGTCACAACGACGCGCAAGTACCAAGACAACACCTTCATCCTCGTCACCAACTGGGTGACAGAAGACGGCGAAGTAGAAGTCACCGATTTCATGCCCCACGGCAACCGCCGGGCCGATGTGATTCGTCGTGTGCGGGGAATCAGCGGCAGCGTAGAGATGTACGCCGAGCTCCTCATTCGATTCGGATACGCGACCGCTCTACCCTGGCTGCACCAAGCCCCCGAGGCTGGTGGCAACGCCATTATCGGTGTCGCCGGCCCGGATGCGATCGTCGCGCGCGGTGTCGAAATGCACTCCGCGGACCACACCCACCGCGGTGAATTCACCGTGAGCGCTGGCGAAGTTCGTGACTTGACGATGACGTGGTACCCCGCCCATCGCAATCCACCATCCGAGGTTGATGTGGATTCGCTCTTAAACAGCACGCGGCAGTGGTGGCTTAACTGGTCTGACCACTGTGAGCCAACCGAGCAGTATCGCGAAATCGTCAAGCGATCACTTCTCGTGCTTCGCGTACTCACCCACGAAGACACCGGAGGGATCGTTGCCGCGGCCACGACCAGCCTCCCGGAATGGTTCGGCGGCACCCGCAACTGGGACTACCGCTACGTGTGGCTCCGCGACGCCGCCCTGACCCTGCATGTGCTTCTCGACCACGGCTACGTTGCCGAGGCTGAAGCGTGGCGTCGGTGGTTGCTGCGAGCGATCGCTGGTGACCCCGCGGACGTACAAATCATGTACGGGCTCTCAGGAGAACGCTGGCTGGAAGAGCGCGAGCTCACGTCGTTACCCGGCTATGAAGGGGCATCCCCCGTTCGCGTCGGCAATGGTGCCTTCGACCAGTTTCAAGGCGATGTCTTTGGCGAGGTCATGGTTGCTCTTCAGGCAGCACGCCGATCGGGAGTTCACGAGAACGACTTCTCGTGGCCCCTCCAGCGGGCGCTCATGTCTCACGTTGAAGACAACTGGAGCCGACCAGACAACGGCATTTGGGAGATCCGCGGGCCAGAACGTCACTTCACACACTCTCGGGTCATGCTGTGGGCGGCAATGGACTGTGCAATCACCGCTGTCGAAGAGTTCGGGCTTGAAGGTCCGATCGAGACGTGGAAAGAGATTCGCGAAGAGATTCACCAAGAAATTGAACGAGACGGGTGGGATGCCGAGCGCGGCACATACACGCAGTACTACGGCGGCACCGGCGTCGACGCATCGCTACTGCAGCTACCGCAGGTCGGGTACATCGCTGCCGACGACCCCCGCATGCTCGGCACAGTGGCTGCGATCGAAGAGGAACTGCTCTCCGACGGTCTCGTGCTGCGCTACCTCACCGAGAGCGGCGTCGATGGCTTGCCCGACGGAGAAAACCCGTTCCTCACATGCTCGTTCTGGCTAGTGGAGCAGTATGCCTCCTCAGGCCGCATGGATGACGCGACCACCCTCATGGATCGCCTCGTCGGCTTCGCAAATGATGTCGGTCTCCTCAGCGAAGAATACGACACCGTGAACAATCGCCAGGCGGGAAACACTCCTCAAGCGCTCAGCCACTTGGCACTCGTGCGCGCCGCGGATGCGATTTCGGAAGCAAAGACACCCCGGTGA
- a CDS encoding ABC transporter permease encodes MNLLVEAVQWLFSPERLGGNNPVPVRVEEHLFYTFLSVVIAALIAVPLGFYIGHTGKGREFAVGLSGAARALPSFGLILLLVLLFGVAQTQLQIAAVTAFVLLAIPSILAGAYAGIEAVDRRVIDSARAIGMTEWQILWKVEVPLGLPLLIGGLRAATLQVVATATLAAYVGLGGLGIYIFRGLPLQRYDEMLGSALLIAALALALDGIFALLQQFAVPRGVSAGRAKDVRTSSPRRRTVAAKVAQERRG; translated from the coding sequence ATGAACCTCCTCGTAGAAGCAGTTCAGTGGCTCTTCTCGCCGGAACGTCTTGGCGGCAATAACCCCGTCCCCGTGCGCGTCGAAGAGCACTTGTTCTACACCTTCCTCTCGGTAGTGATCGCCGCGTTGATCGCAGTGCCGTTGGGGTTCTACATCGGGCACACCGGAAAGGGACGCGAATTTGCTGTCGGACTTTCTGGTGCGGCTCGAGCCCTGCCGTCTTTCGGCCTCATCCTGCTGCTGGTTCTCCTCTTCGGAGTGGCCCAGACTCAACTGCAGATTGCCGCCGTCACCGCGTTCGTGTTGCTCGCCATCCCGTCGATTCTGGCTGGTGCCTATGCGGGCATCGAGGCTGTCGACCGTCGAGTAATTGATTCGGCCCGCGCAATTGGTATGACTGAGTGGCAGATCCTGTGGAAAGTGGAAGTGCCACTGGGGCTTCCGCTGCTAATCGGTGGGTTGCGGGCGGCCACGCTGCAAGTCGTCGCCACCGCTACTCTGGCGGCCTACGTCGGCCTTGGTGGTCTCGGAATTTATATCTTCCGCGGCCTTCCCCTCCAGCGCTATGACGAGATGCTCGGCAGCGCTCTGCTGATCGCGGCGCTCGCACTCGCTCTCGATGGAATATTTGCTCTGCTGCAACAATTCGCGGTTCCCCGCGGAGTTTCGGCTGGGCGTGCTAAAGATGTCCGAACGTCGTCACCTCGACGACGTACGGTGGCAGCAAAAGTTGCCCAAGAAAGAAGAGGATAG
- a CDS encoding App1 family protein, whose translation MARTSASNTQSKKAGEILHRAARIEDSFHRWRERRGRKRGLTTTIIPYSSYGAPGWARVLCRVVLTRGTETSKKRAEKVRGWRSFFSIPVDDEVVTVTIGGTKVEVTPSRGGVIDTQIKATLSPGWQTATLDSAGAEPAIAHIFVVDPQSNFGVISDVDDTVMVTALPRPLLAAWNTFVLDEHARRPVAGMAVLYDRIARANPIAPVIYLSTGAWNVAPTLTRFLRRNLYPRGAMLLTDWGPTHDRWFRSGAEHKRAELRRLAAEFPQVKWLLVGDDGQHDEEIYGEFARSHPENVAAVAIRQLSTGEAVLAGGRSRSAEYEETSSIPWRFAPDGARLAIELRELGLIND comes from the coding sequence ATGGCTCGAACCAGCGCGTCCAACACTCAGTCGAAAAAAGCGGGCGAGATCCTCCACCGAGCCGCCCGCATCGAGGATTCCTTTCACCGCTGGCGTGAACGCCGTGGTCGCAAGCGCGGACTCACCACCACGATTATTCCGTACAGCAGCTACGGCGCTCCGGGCTGGGCCCGTGTTCTCTGCCGAGTAGTTCTGACTCGCGGCACTGAGACGTCAAAGAAGCGTGCAGAGAAAGTTCGTGGCTGGCGCAGCTTCTTCAGCATCCCTGTTGATGATGAAGTCGTCACGGTGACCATCGGTGGCACAAAGGTCGAAGTCACCCCCAGTCGCGGTGGTGTCATCGACACTCAAATCAAGGCCACGCTGAGCCCTGGCTGGCAGACGGCCACCCTCGATTCTGCCGGTGCTGAACCAGCGATCGCCCACATCTTCGTTGTAGACCCACAGTCGAATTTCGGCGTGATTTCAGACGTGGATGACACGGTTATGGTCACGGCGCTTCCCCGACCGCTCCTCGCCGCGTGGAACACTTTCGTGCTCGATGAACATGCCCGACGCCCCGTTGCAGGGATGGCCGTGCTCTATGACCGGATCGCTCGGGCGAATCCGATTGCTCCCGTGATCTATCTGTCGACCGGCGCGTGGAACGTCGCTCCAACGCTGACCCGTTTCTTGCGTCGTAATCTTTACCCGCGGGGAGCAATGCTGCTCACCGACTGGGGTCCAACCCACGATCGATGGTTCCGCAGCGGCGCTGAGCACAAACGTGCCGAGCTGCGACGCCTCGCCGCCGAGTTTCCTCAAGTGAAGTGGCTGCTCGTGGGCGATGACGGGCAACACGATGAAGAGATTTATGGCGAATTTGCCCGGAGCCATCCTGAGAATGTGGCTGCTGTAGCTATTCGCCAGCTCTCCACCGGTGAGGCAGTTCTCGCTGGTGGGCGTAGTAGATCAGCCGAGTACGAAGAGACCTCATCGATTCCGTGGCGTTTTGCCCCCGACGGCGCACGATTGGCCATCGAGCTTCGCGAACTCGGCCTCATCAACGACTAG
- a CDS encoding ABC transporter permease, whose amino-acid sequence MTWIINNLDLIWGLTLEHIRLSIPPIVLGFLISIPLGWLAYRFKLTRGILLTLAGLLYTIPSLALFVILPPLLGIPFLSEYNIMIALTLYAVAIMARSVADALASVDPAIRQSATAVGFGGWRRFWTVDFPLAGPVVLAGLRVAAVSTVSLVTVGILIGVESLGYLFTNGFQRRITEEIFSGVVMTVVVALLIDRALVLLGRFLMPWATVAKKKKKPVAEPVREGELV is encoded by the coding sequence GTGACCTGGATCATCAATAATCTTGATCTGATCTGGGGCCTCACGCTTGAACACATTCGGTTGAGTATTCCGCCGATCGTTCTCGGGTTCCTCATTTCGATCCCCCTCGGGTGGCTGGCATATCGCTTCAAGCTCACTCGGGGCATCCTGCTGACCCTTGCCGGGCTGCTCTACACGATTCCCTCGCTCGCGCTCTTCGTGATTTTGCCACCGCTGCTAGGGATTCCTTTCTTGAGCGAATACAACATCATGATTGCGCTCACGCTCTACGCGGTGGCCATCATGGCTCGTTCAGTAGCGGATGCTCTCGCCTCCGTAGATCCCGCGATTCGTCAATCTGCCACCGCTGTCGGTTTTGGCGGCTGGCGCAGATTCTGGACGGTCGACTTTCCGCTCGCCGGTCCTGTCGTGCTTGCCGGATTGCGTGTGGCAGCGGTTTCCACCGTCAGCCTCGTGACGGTTGGAATTCTGATCGGAGTCGAAAGCCTTGGCTATCTCTTCACCAACGGTTTTCAGCGTCGCATCACCGAGGAGATTTTCTCCGGCGTTGTCATGACCGTGGTTGTTGCGCTACTCATCGACCGAGCGCTCGTGTTGCTCGGACGTTTCCTTATGCCGTGGGCGACGGTTGCTAAGAAAAAGAAGAAGCCTGTCGCTGAACCCGTGAGGGAAGGTGAGCTTGTATGA